The DNA segment GAAGCTGACGCCGCTCTCCCCCGCGTCGGTCACCGTCACCGTCGTCTCGGCGAGCGCGTCGAAGTGCTTGCCGATCTGCCCGGTGGCGGTCGAGGTCAGGCCGAGAACGGCGACGAAGGCGCCCACGCCGAGGATCGTGCCGAGGGTGGTGAGCACCGAGCGGGCCGGCCGCTGCAGGATGCCGGCGATCGCCTCGGCGAGCAGGTCCGGCAGGTGGAAGACGGACCGTTCCGGGATGGCCCGGCGGCGGCGGAACCTCACCGGACGGTCCCGGCGGGCAGCTCGTCCATCCGGCCGTCGACGATCCGGACCACCCGCCGCGCCCGCTCCGCCACCGTCGCGTCGTGGGTGATCACCACGATGGTGAGGCCGGCGGCGTGCAGCTCGTCGAAGAGTCCGAGCAGCCGCAGCGAGGTCGCCGAGTCCAGGTTGCCGGTGGGTTCGTCGCAGAGCAGGATGGCCGGCTCGTTCACCAGCGCGCGGGCGATCGCGACCCGCTGCCGCTCACCGCCGGACATGGTGGTGGGCAGCGCGTACGCCCGATGCCCCACCTCCACCCGGCTCAGCGCGGCGAGGGCGTCCGGCCGGCGTCGCCGCCGCGGCCGGCCGTTGTAGACCTGGGCGAGCATCACGTTCTCCACGGCGGTGCGGTGCGGCAGCAGATGGAAGGACTGGAAGACGAACCCGATCCGGCCACCGCGCAGGGCCGTCCGTTCCCGCTCGGCGAGACCCGACACGTCCACCCCGTCCAGGCGGTAGACGCCGGACGACGGCCGGTCCAGCAGCCCCAGCAGGTTGAGCAGGGTGGACTTGCCGGAACCGGAGGGACCGACGATCGCCAGGTAGTCGCCCCGCTCCACCCGCAGGGTCGCCTCGCGCAGCGCCGCCACGGCCGGTGGCCCCGGATAGACCCGGGACACCCGGTCGAGGTCGAGGACCGGAGCCGTCATTCGCTCTTACCGGGTTCGGGAGCGACCTGGCCGGCGTCGAAGCCGGTGACCACGGCGTCGCCGGGTTCGAGGCCGCCGCCGTCGACCGGTTCCACCTCGACGAGACCCGCCGCCGAGACACCGGGCTGGACGATCACCTGCCGCTGTTCGCCGCCCGGTTCCACGACGGTCACGGTGGTCCGGCCGTCCGCCGACGAGGAGATCGCCGCCTCGGGCACGGCCAGGACCTCGCCACCCGTGCTCGCCGTGGTGACGGTGATCCGCAGGTCGTCGCCCTCGAGGTCGGCGGGCCAGCCGCCGGCCCGGTCGATGCGGACCGGGAGATAGGTCTCCTCGTCCTTCGTGACCTGCTTGCCGACGCTGCCGATGGTTCCCTCCTCCTCGAAGCCGCTCACCTCGGAGAGGACCGTGACGGGCATGCCGGGTTCGGCGAGGCTGCCGGACGCGGGGTCGAGCTTGCCGATCAGGGAGAGCCCGCCGGACGTGAAGCCGATCAGGGTCTGGCCGACGGTGTCGCCGACCCGGACCGGCAGCCGGGAGACCCGGGCCGGCAGCGTGGGCAGGAACGCCACCTCGGACATCGGCACCATCGGCTTCTCGCGCACGGCGGGCGTGCTGGAGGCCGTGGGCGAAGGCGTGCTGGTGGAGTCCGGACCGGCCGCGGTGACGCCCTTGCCGGAACCGGTGGGGGTGATGGGATCCGGGGTGGACGTGACTGACGGCTGAGGAGCGGGGCTCGCGGACCAGGTGGCGGCGGGCCCGGCCGCGGCGATCGGGACGGCGGCGACTCCGGTCGCGTCGAGGCCCGCGGCGATCGGAACGGTGGTGAGCCCGGTCCCGTCCGCCCGCGCGACGGCCGGCTTGGCGCCTGCGGAGGTGTCGTCCGCCGGTGAGGCGCTGGTCAGCGGCACCGCGTAGGCACGGTCCTCGTAGAACCTGCGGACCGCCCTCTCCGTGCCGGAGCCGAAGACGCCGCGCTTGTCGCCGATCCGGTAGCCCAGGTCGCGCAGCGCCTCCTGCAACTGCCGGATGTCCTTGCCGCGCTGGCCGGGCAGCATGTCACGGTAGGCGGGGAAGGCGCCTGGGAGCGCGTAGACCGGGCGCTCGGAGACCTCCAGCAGCACCTTCCCCGGCTTCACCGTGGCGCCCACCTTGGTCCGGACCGCGGTGACGACCATGACGTCTCCCCCGGGTCCGTACGCGGTGCGGGCCACCGAGTTCGGCGTGAACGTGTACTCCCGGCCGCGGACCGGCTCACCGCGCATCACCACGGTGGTGTCCAGGCTCTTGCGGACCACCTCGGCGGTCAGCAGCGTCGCCGGCGGCGCCTGCGTCTCGGCCGCGACCTGCTGCGGGCTCTTGATCTGGGTCGCCGCGATCAGCCCGCCGGTGGAGGCCACCACGGCGACCAGGGCCACCGTGGTGAGCGCACGCTGCCGCCGGGCCAGCGGCGAGCGGCGTGGCCCGCCGCCCGCCTCCAGCACGGCCGTGTCGTCAGCGGTCATGAGCCCTTGGCGACGATCTCTGCGGCGCGCTTGAGCTGCGCGTCCCGCTCCGCCTTCGCCGCCTGCAGGCTCTGCGCGTTCTTCTCGATCTGCGCGTTCTGGTACGCCACCTCGAAGCCCTGCCACGCCGCGATCAGCCCGGACTTCTCCTTGCACGCGACGTCCGCCTTCGCGGCCGCGATCTCCTTTGCCGAGACCTTCTCGGTGTCGGTGCTGAAATCGCCGCCGGCCTCTTTGGGCGTCGGGTAGTTGTAACCACTTCCGGACATGCAGGACGACCATTCCTTGAACGCGGCGGTCACCTCCGGATCGGCCAGCGAACGGTCGAACGAGTCGCGCGCGATCTGACTCACCGGCCCGGCGTCGCCCAATGCGTTCTGCGGGCTGATCTGAGTGTCCGCCTCACCGACACAACCGCCCTCGGGAATTTTCTGCCCGCCGACGGAATCGGGTGCGGATTTTCCGTCCGGACCCTCTCCGGTCAGGACCATTTGCTGCGCCGCCGATCCGTTTTCCTTCTCCTTGGCGACATCGATCTTCGGCTTTCCGATCTCGATGTCGGACGGCGAGTGGTAACCGTATTTCCCGGCGTCGCCCGCATCGGTCGGGCCGTACCGCCGCTTGTTGCCGTAGACCCCGAAGTCGAGCACCAGGCCACGCTCGCGCTCCTCCATCCGGGCCGCGTCGAACGGGTACGTGAAACCGAACCGCTGCATGCAGTCGCGGACCAGCGTCTGCCGGGCGCGGTCCAGCTGGGACATCTGCGGGAACGTGAAGGCGTACGCGTCGATCGGCAGCACGATCTCCCCGTCGGCGGCGGGCAGCGACGCCCCGGCCGCCGCCGGCTGCGCGGCGCCGGGTCCCGTTCCGGGTGCGGCCGCGTCCGAGGAACAGCCTGTCAACGCTGTGGTCAGCATCAATGCGGCGATTCCGGGCACGGCGAAGCGCAGTCGCTTCGGTCGCGACATGACCGTTCTCCCTCGGTGCTAGTTTGGGCGGACCGGTGCTGTGCCCAGCTCCAATGGGCACAGCACCGGCCTCACCTCAAGCGGGACGAGGGTCAGAAGATGTCGACCGACGCCTCGTCGTTCCAGGTGTAGTAGAGGTTCCCGCTGCGCTGGGGCAGCAGGTAGTCGACGTTGCCGCCGCGGTTGGTGTTGTAGTAGCTCCAGCACCAGAGGTTGCCCGCGACCGACGTGTCGCACGACATCGACGCCGCGTTGTTCCGCACGACCTGGCCGGCGCCGCTACCGGTGCCGGAGATGAAGCGCGAGTTCGACAGGTTCGCCACGTACGAGCTGGTGCCCCAGTACGCCCCGGAGTAGTTCCCGGAGTAGAAGAGACACAGCAGGTACGGCGACGAGTCACAGCGGGAGTTGACCCCGCCGCTGCCGATGTCACGGGCGGCGGCCCCTGCCGGGGCGGACGTCGCGAATAGACCGGCTGCAATGGCGACGAGAGACGCCGCAGCCATTCCGAATGACCTCTTGATTGACACGTGATCCCCTTCTCGCGGGCAGGCGAGAAGGTAGCCCGTGTATTAAGTTCTGCAAAGTGAGCCCCCGCTCGCATGCCGATCTTTACCGATTGGCGCGCCAGGTGTCACTGTGCCATCGATGTGACAATGTCACAAGAGTATTCTCATAGAAGCTGGTGAATACTTAGCAGCATTTCTGACACTCCTTTTCCGATCATGGAAGAATGCGGGCTCCGACCAGGGCGGCGACTTCGCCGAGCTGGTCCCGGGACACCGGCGTAGTGGCCTGCGACACACCGGCCTTGCCACCGCCGGACGAGACGAGGTTGCTCACGCTCAGCGTCAGCACCCGGCGGTCGGCCAGCTGCAGCCGCGCCTCGTGGGTCACCTCGCCGTCCTCGCCGGGAACGGTCTGCGCCAGGAAGCGCCGCCCGTCCACCCCGGTGCCGTCGGTGCAGTCCTTCACCTGGGGCTGGCAGGTCAGCAGCAGCTCGTCACGCTGCTTCTGCTCCAGCTCCGGATTCTCGTTCTCCTGCGCGCACTTCGGGTTGGACGGGTCCGCGCACGGCCTGGTGGAGAGGATCTGCAGGGTGAACACGCCCTCCCGGCCGGACACCGCGATGCCGGTGCCGCCGGCGAACGGCTGGTCCGCCTTCGGCGTCTTCTCACTGCCGATCAGCACGGGCGGCTCGCCGTCGGCCGGCGGATGCCCGTCGATGTCCTGCCGGAACCAGGTGGCACGCGGGACGACCCGGTGCACCGCCTCGTCCAGCACCCCGCGCAGGGTGGCCGCGGTCGCCTCGGCGGAGAGACGGTCCTCCGCGGCGAGCCGGAAACCCTGCGGAGCGGCAGCCGGCGACGAGGGGAGCGCCAGTGGCTCCTCGGTCGCCGGGCCGCGCGCCTGCTGCAGCAGACCGGCCGACACCACGACGGCGAGGACCGCGCCGGCCGCGCCGGTGGTCCGCAGCGCCGTCCGCCGGCGCCGCTCCCGCCGCACGATCGCCGCGACGTCCACCCGGCTGGGCGGCGGCTCGCCGATCATCTCGTCGAACATGGTCTCCTCCTTCCGACGTCAACCACGGAGCGCCTCCGCGCTGAGCCGTAACGTCTGCAATCCCCGCGCGGTCTGGCTCTTCACCGTCCCCACGGACACCTCCAGCATCTCCGCGACCTGCTCGGTGGAGTAGTCGTAGTAGAACCGCAGGATCAGCACGGCACGCTGGCGCGGGGCCAGCGCCCGCAGCAGCCGCCCGAGCGAGTCCCGGTCGGCCACCTGGTCGGGTGCCACGGCCGGCCGGTCCGGCAACCGCTCCGCCGCCCACTCGCGCCGCCAGGGACGGCGGCGCTCGTTGAGCCAGCAGCGGGTGAGGACCTTCTGCGCGTACGCCTCCGGGTTGTCCGCCCGGCGCACGTCACGCCAATGCCGGTACAGCTTGGTGACCGCGATGGACACGAGGTCGTCGGCGGTGTGCCAGTCCTGGCACATCAGGTACGCGGAGCGCCGCCACCGATCCATCCGGGCCTCCACGAAATCGTGGAACTCCCGATCGTCCCCCCGGGTCAAGAGCCGTCCTTCCTGTCCGCGCTGACGATGACACGCGTACGACACCGTCGCCCGACGGGAGGGTTGCACGGATCGGCGGAAAATTTTCTCCGGGCAGTGTGCCGATCGCCCGCACCGGCCCGGTCACACCGCGATACGAAAGGATGTCCGCCGGGTAAGGCCGAGGACACCGACGAGGGAGGCCACGCATGGACGTCGTGATCGGGATCGACACCGGTACCACCGCCACCAAGGGTGTCGCCGCCGGGCCGCGCGGCGAGATCCGTGCGCTGACCAGCGTGCACTATCCGCTGTCGGTGCCCGGGCCGGGACGTGCCGAACTCGACCCGGAACAGCTCACCGCCGCCGCGATCAAGGCTCTCGTCGACGTGGCGAAGGCCTGCCGGGAGAACGGCGACCGGGTGATCGCCATCGGTCTCAGCGCGTTCCTGCACGCCCTCGTGCCGATGTCGGCGGACGGCAAGCCGCTCGGCCCGCTGATCACCTGGGCCGACGGGAGGGCCGCGGAGCAGTGCGAGCGGATCGTGGCCGAGGGCCGCAACCGGGCGCTGCAGGCGCGTACCGGGACGCCGGTCCATCCGATGTCGCCGCTCACGAAGCTGGCCTGGTTCGCCGAGAACGAGCCGGGCACGCTGCGCGAGACGCCGCGCTGGGGTGGTGTCAAGGAGCTGGTGGTCGCCGCGCTCACGGACGGCCCGTTCGTCGTCGACCTGTCGGTCGCCTCCGGCACGGGCCTCTACGACATCCACTCACGGCAGTGGGATCCCGAGGCCCTTCAGATCGCATCGGTACGGGTGGAGCAACTGGCGGAGGTCGTTCCGACGACGACGTCGTTGCGCCTGAGCAGCGAGGTGGCCCGCGCGACCGGGCTGCCCGCCGACGTCCCGCTGATCGTCGGGGCGGCCGACGGCCCGCTGGCCAACCTCGGCGTGGGCGCCACCCCGGCCGGCGTCGCCGCCGTCTCGCTCGGCACCAGCGGCGCCCTGCGCACCGTCGTCGACCGGCCGACCAGCGACGAGGCGGGACGACTGTTCTGCTATGCGCTCACCGAGGACCGCTGGGTGATCGGCGGGGCGGTGAACAACGCCGGCTCGGTGGTGCGCTGGGCCGGGGAGAGCTTCGCCGCCGGGTTCGAGCGCCCCGGGGCCGAGGGCGAGG comes from the Actinoplanes sp. OR16 genome and includes:
- a CDS encoding ABC transporter ATP-binding protein: MTAPVLDLDRVSRVYPGPPAVAALREATLRVERGDYLAIVGPSGSGKSTLLNLLGLLDRPSSGVYRLDGVDVSGLAERERTALRGGRIGFVFQSFHLLPHRTAVENVMLAQVYNGRPRRRRRPDALAALSRVEVGHRAYALPTTMSGGERQRVAIARALVNEPAILLCDEPTGNLDSATSLRLLGLFDELHAAGLTIVVITHDATVAERARRVVRIVDGRMDELPAGTVR
- a CDS encoding gluconokinase: MDVVIGIDTGTTATKGVAAGPRGEIRALTSVHYPLSVPGPGRAELDPEQLTAAAIKALVDVAKACRENGDRVIAIGLSAFLHALVPMSADGKPLGPLITWADGRAAEQCERIVAEGRNRALQARTGTPVHPMSPLTKLAWFAENEPGTLRETPRWGGVKELVVAALTDGPFVVDLSVASGTGLYDIHSRQWDPEALQIASVRVEQLAEVVPTTTSLRLSSEVARATGLPADVPLIVGAADGPLANLGVGATPAGVAAVSLGTSGALRTVVDRPTSDEAGRLFCYALTEDRWVIGGAVNNAGSVVRWAGESFAAGFERPGAEGEDADERDAALLMEAAGVPAGSEGLLCLPYLLGERAPWWRPGLRGAYLGLRREHTRPHLVRAAVEGVCQQLALVRDSFDAEGHGVTEIRATGGAVASELWVGILASALDLPVAVADTPEGTALGACLLARHALGEFPDLDEAAALVPISRHTPPAPDDAAFYRKLRPLVERSALAVLDVVSELDKLAPEPLPGTEKAVRS
- a CDS encoding peptidoglycan-binding protein — protein: MTADDTAVLEAGGGPRRSPLARRQRALTTVALVAVVASTGGLIAATQIKSPQQVAAETQAPPATLLTAEVVRKSLDTTVVMRGEPVRGREYTFTPNSVARTAYGPGGDVMVVTAVRTKVGATVKPGKVLLEVSERPVYALPGAFPAYRDMLPGQRGKDIRQLQEALRDLGYRIGDKRGVFGSGTERAVRRFYEDRAYAVPLTSASPADDTSAGAKPAVARADGTGLTTVPIAAGLDATGVAAVPIAAAGPAATWSASPAPQPSVTSTPDPITPTGSGKGVTAAGPDSTSTPSPTASSTPAVREKPMVPMSEVAFLPTLPARVSRLPVRVGDTVGQTLIGFTSGGLSLIGKLDPASGSLAEPGMPVTVLSEVSGFEEEGTIGSVGKQVTKDEETYLPVRIDRAGGWPADLEGDDLRITVTTASTGGEVLAVPEAAISSSADGRTTVTVVEPGGEQRQVIVQPGVSAAGLVEVEPVDGGGLEPGDAVVTGFDAGQVAPEPGKSE
- a CDS encoding SigE family RNA polymerase sigma factor encodes the protein MTRGDDREFHDFVEARMDRWRRSAYLMCQDWHTADDLVSIAVTKLYRHWRDVRRADNPEAYAQKVLTRCWLNERRRPWRREWAAERLPDRPAVAPDQVADRDSLGRLLRALAPRQRAVLILRFYYDYSTEQVAEMLEVSVGTVKSQTARGLQTLRLSAEALRG